The Tachyglossus aculeatus isolate mTacAcu1 chromosome 4, mTacAcu1.pri, whole genome shotgun sequence genome contains a region encoding:
- the CERCAM gene encoding LOW QUALITY PROTEIN: inactive glycosyltransferase 25 family member 3 (The sequence of the model RefSeq protein was modified relative to this genomic sequence to represent the inferred CDS: deleted 1 base in 1 codon): MLQEWLAAVGKDYASVTWRPQGEPRLYPEEEGPKHWTRERYQFLMELRQEALDFARAWGADYILFADTDNILTNNQTLRFLVEEGRSVVAPMLDSQTFYSNFWCGITPQGYYRRTVEYFPTKKRQRLGCFSVPMVHSTFLLALHGEGAARLAFYPPHPNYTWPFDDIIVFAFSCQAAGVSIHVCNQQRFGYMNVPAQPHQSLEDDRVNFIHLVLEAMVDGPPMQPSVHVSLPPKKPSQMGFDEVFVINLARRPDRRERMLNSLHELEIAGRVVEAVDGSALNSSTIKSLGVDLLTGYYDPYSGRTLTKGEVGCFLSHHAVWEEVAARGLGQVVVLEDDVRFEANFKRRLERLLVEVEAEQLEWDLIYLGRKQVTSEEEEAVAGVHNLVVAHYSYWTLAYALSLSGARKLLAAQPLGRMLPVDEFLPIMYDRHPNEDYKQHFSPRDLRAFAMHPSLAFPTHYTGDAQWLSDTETSTIWDDDTRATGWSGSQKTLKDTRLDGGGSSGHSLRPTSRDEL; the protein is encoded by the exons ATGCTGCAGGAGTGGCTGGCGGCCGTGGGCAAGGACTATGCCTCAGTGACGTGGCGTCCCCAAGGCGAGCCTAG GTTGTACCCGGAGGAGGAAGGCCCTAAACACTGGACCAGGGAGCGCTACCAATTCCTCATGGAGCTGAGGCAGGAGGCCCTGGACTTTGCTCGGGCTTGGGGGGCTGACTATATCTTG tttgcCGACACGGACAACATCTTGACCAACAACCAGACGCTGCGCTTCCTGGTGGAGGAAGGGCGGTCGGTGGTGGCCCCCATGCTGGACTCCCAGACCTTCTATTCCAACTTCTGGTGCGGGATCACCCCCCAG GGGTATTACCGACGCACGGTGGAATATTTTCCCACCAAGAAGCGGCAGCGGCTGGGCTGTTTCTCAGTCCCCATGGTCcactccactttcctgctggctcTCCACGGGGAGGGGGCCGCCCGGCTTGCCttctac cccccccaccccaactacaCCTGGCCGTTCGATGACATCATCGTCTTTGCGTTCTCCTGCCAGGCTGCAG GTGTCTCCATCCACGTCTGCAACCAGCAGCGCTTCGGCTACATGAACGTGCCCGCCCAGCCCCACCAGAGTCTGGAGGACGACAGGGTCAACTTTATCCACCTGGTCCTGGAGGCCATGG TGGATGGCCCCCCCATGCAGCCTTCAGTCCACGTGTCCCTGCCCCCCAAGAAGCCTAGCCAGATGGGATTCGATGAG GTGTTTGTCATCAACCTGGCCCGCCGTCCAGACCGAAGGGAGCGGATGCTGAACTCACTGCACGAGTTGGAGAttgcggggagagtggtggaggcCGTGGACGGCAG TGCCCTCAACAGCAGCACCATCAAGAGTCTAGGTGTGGATCTGCTCACTGGCTACTATGACCCTTATTCCGGCCGCACGCTGACCAAGGGGGAGGTGGGCTGCTTCCTAAGCCACCATGCTGTTTGGGAGGAG GTGGCAGCTCGGGGCCTGGGGCAGGTTGTGGTGCTCGAGGACGACGTGCGCTTCGAGGCGAACTTCAAGCGTCGACTGGAACGGCTACTGGTGGAGGTGGAGGCCGAGCAGCTGGAGTGGGACCTGAT CTACTTGGGGCGGAAGCAGGTGACgtcggaggaagaggaggccgtgGCAGGCGTCCACAACCTGGTGGTGGCCCACTATTCCTATTGGACCCTGGCCTACGCCCTGTCGCTTAGTGGGGCCCGCAAGCTGCTGGCAGCCCAGCCCCTCGGCAGGATGCTACCTGTGGACGAGTTCCTGCCCATCATGTATGACAGACACCCAAA CGAGGATTACAAGCAACATTTCAGTCCCCGGGACCTGCGGGCCTTCGCCATGCACCCTAGTCTGGCCTTTCCCACGCACTATACCGGGGACGCCCAGTGGCTCAGCGACACGGAGACCTCCACCATCTGGGACGACGACACCAGGGCCACGGGCTGGAGCGGCTCCCAGAAGACCCTGAAGGACACCCGGCTCGATGGCGGGGGCAGCAGCGGGCACAGCCTGCGCCCTACCTCCCGGGACGAGCTGTAA